The Daphnia carinata strain CSIRO-1 chromosome 1, CSIRO_AGI_Dcar_HiC_V3, whole genome shotgun sequence sequence AAAATTGCAACCCATCTCAATTGAAGTTCGTgttttcccctctctttttgCCCATGTCAATCAGATGAAATGCCTATAAAATGATCAGAAATCATCAAAGGTCTGCAGTCTCTTTCACTGTCTTCGACAAGTCAGTCTCCGATTTATTTtcgatttaaagaaaatgcgctttttcgttttctttttgtccgtTTTGGTTGCCATTATTCAAGGTAATGCGCAATACCAGGCGTATTACCGCGATGCTTTGTATCCATATCCGTATCCGGATCATCAGGTTCCTGTTATCCCGTCCCCTGATCAGGAAAATCGGATCTTCTTCAACCAGATTTTTAATGCCATCACTTCTTTCTACACGtcgacgacaacgacgacaTCCACTTCCACAACCACCTGTACCGTGTCGACTAACTTTGTTTGCCCTGGCCGTCGCAAGAGATTCATAGTAGGAGAGCATGACGACGTCATTGAACCTTCGCTAGTAAACGAGTATGTAACCATTGTTCTTCTTTGATACTGTACATCTGACAGGTATGACGTACTTATCCGTGTTTTCTAGAGTTGAAACTACTCAAGCTGCCGATATGGAAACACTTGTCAGGACCGAACGCAAAGCTGACCCTCAATTTCTATTTTGGCGTGTCGA is a genomic window containing:
- the LOC130692229 gene encoding uncharacterized protein LOC130692229, with the translated sequence MRFFVFFLSVLVAIIQGNAQYQAYYRDALYPYPYPDHQVPVIPSPDQENRIFFNQIFNAITSFYTSTTTTTSTSTTTCTVSTNFVCPGRRKRFIVGEHDDVIEPSLVNEVETTQAADMETLVRTERKADPQFLFWRVDSEYPGYELQSTFGPGPYPANYYPYMRPPVVAADSRLFILRVTTVTSSTTTTSRSTPGCSSASNFNQC